One stretch of bacterium DNA includes these proteins:
- a CDS encoding NAD-dependent epimerase/dehydratase family protein codes for MKRPISLVTGGAGFVGSHLCDHLISLGHQVVCVDNLITGKLENIAHLRRHPHFRFLHQDVIKGLPRFMGLPRFLRDVTKGFPRTLPKANYVFHMASPASPV; via the coding sequence TGAAACGCCCCATCTCGCTGGTCACCGGCGGCGCCGGTTTCGTCGGTTCCCACCTTTGCGACCACTTGATCTCCCTGGGCCACCAGGTCGTCTGCGTGGACAACCTCATCACCGGCAAGCTCGAGAACATCGCCCACCTGAGGCGCCATCCCCACTTCCGCTTCCTCCACCAGGACGTCATCAAGGGCCTGCCCCGCTTCATGGGCCTGCCCCGCTTCCTGAGGGACGTGACCAAAGGGTTCCCCCGCACGCTCCCCAAGGCCAACTACGTCTTCCACATGGCCTCGCCCGCCTCGCCCGTG